A stretch of the Papaver somniferum cultivar HN1 chromosome 6, ASM357369v1, whole genome shotgun sequence genome encodes the following:
- the LOC113289514 gene encoding uncharacterized protein LOC113289514 yields the protein MVDVDRRMTGLNPAHLAGLRRLSARASAPPTPRPTTASGGVRNTGLVSFSTLADKVISHLRKCEITVLEGLTDSEFATTEAEFGFVFPPDLRAVLSAGLPIGAGFPNWRASSSSSSRFHLRSLLDLPIAAISFQIGKNSLWPKSWGIKPSDPEKAIRVARNSLKKAPLLIPLFNHCYIPCNPCLAGNPIFFVDENQVYCCGSDLSDFFQRELVVRFDEDSSNTGNLLNKQRSVSEKQAGTSSASSSSSYSNFSRKSLDSSVKKPRWVEFWSDVAVDKRRRNSSSSSSSSTPSSPERFFEITKQQEQPKSPVWVDEYLNRVESVLREGGWVENEVKEMVNVEPLGFFEGEVLLVDKQGVLDTLLLKADQFSDSLRKAGWSSEEVSDALGFDFRLEKEKKQMKKLSPQLIEKIGKLAESVSRSHSKNLN from the coding sequence ATGGTCGACGTAGATAGAAGAATGACTGGGCTAAATCCAGCACATCTAGCTGGTCTTCGTAGACTTTCAGCTAGAGCATCTGCACCTCCAACACCGAGACCAACAACAGCATCCGGAGGAGTCAGAAACACTGGTCTTGTTTCGTTCTCAACATTAGCAGATAAAGTTATATCTCATCTTCGTAAATGTGAAATCACAGTGTTAGAAGGTTTAACTGATTCAGAATTTGCTACTACTGAAGCTGAATTTGGTTTCGTATTTCCACCTGATTTACGAGCTGTTTTATCAGCTGGACTTCCTATTGGAGCCGGCTTTCCGAATTGGCGCGCTAGTTCTTCATCGTCATCTAGATTTCATCTTCGTTCTTTACTCGATTTACCTATTGCTGCAATTTCATTCCAGATTGGGAAAAACTCTCTATGGCCTAAATCTTGGGGTATTAAACCATCTGACCCAGAAAAAGCTATCCGGGTCGCCCGTAATTCACTGAAAAAAGCTCCTCTTCTTATCCCATTATTCAATCATTGTTACATCCCTTGCAATCCTTGTTTAGCTGGTAATCCTATTTTCTTCGTCGATGAGAATCAGGTTTATTGTTGTGGATCTGATTTATCTGATTTCTTTCAACGTGAATTAGTTGTCCGATTCGACGAAGATAGCAGTAATACAGGTAATCTACTTAACAAACAGAGATCCGTTAGTGAGAAACAAGCGGGTACGAGCTCAGCATCGTCTTCTTCTTCGTATTCGAATTTCTCGAGAAAAAGTTTAGATTCATCAGTTAAAAAACCAAGATGGGTGGAATTCTGGAGTGATGTAGCGGTTGATAAAAGGAGAAggaattcatcttcatcatcgtcaTCTTCAACACCGTCATCACCTGAAAGATTCTTTGAAATCACTAAACAACAAGAACAGCCAAAATCACCCGTATGGGTTGATGAATATTTGAATCGGGTCGAGTCTGTTTTAAGAGAAGGTGGATGGGTTGAAAATGAAGTTAAAGAGATGGTTAATGTGGAACCATTAGGGTTCTTTGAAGGTGAAGTGTTGTTAGTTGATAAACAAGGGGTTTTGGACACTTTGTTATTGAAAGCTGATCAATTCTCAGATTCACTTAGAAAAGCTGGATGGAGTTCTGAAGAAGTTAGTGATgctttaggttttgattttaggttagagaaggaaaagaaacaaATGAAGAAATTATCTCCTCAATTGATTGAGAAAATTGGTAAACTTGCTGAATCTGTTTCCAGGTCACATAGTAAAAATCTAAATTAA
- the LOC113289513 gene encoding protein DCL homolog, chloroplastic-like has product MAVAASIINSPPPSLLSSKNSNPNSSSPSVLYFPIYKTTLYPLLRTSSSSNSGSRISCQDSNGPDLLRKPDVLPIEEQDGLMNKKKKKSSFEEDEVEGEWDDWEDQILEDTVPLVGFVRMLLHSGKYESEDRLIPEHEKTIRERLLPYHPEYEKKIGPGIDYIKIGYHPDFESSRCMFIVRKDGVSVDFSYWKCIKGLIRKNYPQFADGFILRHFRQRKRNE; this is encoded by the exons ATGGCTGTTGCAGCTTCAATAATAAACTCACCTCCTCCTTCACTACTCTCTAGTaaaaactcaaaccctaattcttcttctccttccgtACTCTACTTTCCTATTTATAAAACTACCCTTTATCCACTTCTTAGAACTAGTAGTAGTAGCAATAGTGGTAGTAGGATTAGTTGTCAGGATTCAAATGGTCCTGATTTACTTAGAAAGCCTGATGTTTTACCAATTGAAGAACAAGATGGATtgatgaataagaagaagaagaaaagttcaTTTGAGGAGGATGAAGTAGAAGGTGAGTGGGATGATTGGGAAGATCAGATTTTGGAAGATACTGTTCCACTTGTTGGGTTTGTTAGGATGCTTCTTCACTCTGGAAA GTATGAAAGTGAAGATAGACTGATTCCTGAGCATGAAAAAACAATCCGGGAAAGGTTACTTCCATATCACCCGGAGTATGAAAAGAAAATTGGACCAGGAATTGACTATATCAAG ATTGGGTACCATCCAGATTTTGAAAGCTCTCGTTGTATGTTCATCGTCCGGAAGGATGGAGTGTCGGTTGATTTCTCTTACTGGAAATGCATAAAAGGTTTGATCAGGAAGAATTACCCTCAATTTGCAGATGGCTTCATTCTTAGACATTTTCGACAACGTAAACGCAACGAATAG
- the LOC113286244 gene encoding uncharacterized protein LOC113286244 produces MPRIFDLKRHISTLKQEDSSISSYYTKLKSLWYEVGALTPVEPCTCGNGKQVLEQLNRDKAMEFLQGLHDRFSAVRSNILLMSPFPTLAKIYSLVRQEEQQQFINVAATPQIDSATLSTRFAPRPSPWSNTNGSSSKKPRPSCDHCRKIGHTKDRCYQLVGYPKKPRDDTSTGYTGNPSTGYTGNSVAPSSYMAAAPQLTHDQYNQLLTLLQTGTTTTIANLAGPTNEEADWSG; encoded by the exons ATGCCTCGAATATTTGATTTAAAACGTCATATATCAACTCTCAAACAAGAAGATtctagtatatcttcttattACACCAAGCTTAAAAGTCTATGGTATGAAGTGGGCGCTCTTACACCGGTTGAACCTTGCACCTGCGGTAATGGAAAGCAAGTGCTTGAACAGCTCAACAGAGACAAAGCAATGGAGTTCTTACAGGGACTTCATGACAGATTTTCGGCCGTAAGAAGCAACATCCTTCTTATGTCTCCTTTTCCGACGCTTGCGAAGATTTACTCCCTTGTTCGTCAGGAAGAACAACAACAATTTATCAACGTTGCTGCTACACCCCAGATTGACAGCGCAACCTTGTCTACCAGATTTGCACCTCGACCTTCCCCTTGGAGCAACACCAATGGATCGAGCAGCAAGAAGCCGCGACCATCTTGTGATCATTGCCGAAAGATTGGTCACACAAAGGACCGTTGTTATCAACTGGTTGGTTACCCGAAGAAGCCAAGAGATGACACAAGCACGGGCTACACAGGAAATCCCAGCACAGGCTACACGGGAAACTCTGTCGCTCCAAGTAGCTACATGGCTGCTGCTCCACAGTTGACCCATGATCAATACAATCAACTTTTAACATTGCTCCAAACTGGTACTACGACAACAATTGCAAATCTTGCAG GACCTACAAACGAAGAAGCTGATTGGTCAGGGTGA